A single genomic interval of Pyrus communis chromosome 5, drPyrComm1.1, whole genome shotgun sequence harbors:
- the LOC137734829 gene encoding replication factor C subunit 1-like isoform X3, producing MADIRKWFMKSHDKGNTKKPEATVSQKTEPKEPVQGGQENSGKRKTSKYFPTDKPKDEKGTTEVPAKRKPHKDPDESVKPSPAKKAHKVDDDDDDDDFVSPNSKKKSVDATPSKKLKSTSGTGIPQKVTAIDEGGDEDEKVAKSSLKPAGRGRGGRGASAVPAGGRGRGAGRGGFMNFGERKDPPHKGEKEVPEGAPNCLAGLTFVISGTLDSLEREEAEDLIKRHGGRITGSVSKKTNYLLCDEDIEGRKSSKAKELGTAFLTEDGLFGMIRASIGDKIPVQEAKKSVDDAAAASLPSKSPKKVTLKKDCTGSSLASSASSKQLQSDASLARHKKQTTEHSTFTWTEKYRPKVPNDIIGNQSLLHDWLSHWNEQFLDTGDKKKGKNPTNSGAKKAVLLSGTPGIGKTTSAKLVSQMLGFQAIEVNASDSRGKADSKIEKGIGGSNANSIKELVSNKALSMDGSKHPKTVLIMDEVDGMSAGDRGGVADLIASIKISKIPIICICNDRYSQKLKSLVNYCLLLSFRKPTKQQMAKRLMQVANAEGLQVNEIALEELAEKVNGDMRMAVNQLQYMSLSMSVIKYDDVRQRLLSSSKDEDISPFTAVDKLFGFNAGKLRMDERVDLSMSDPDLVPLLIQENYINYRPSAAVKDDSGIKRMNLIARAAESIGNGDIFNVQIRKYRQWQLSQSASLSSSIIPAALLRGQRETLEQGERNFNRFGGWLGKNSTLGKNRRLLEDLHVHLLASRESSSGREIVRVEYLSLLLKRLTMPLRELPKDEAVQEVVEFMNTYSISQDDFDTIVELSKYQGHPNPLDGIVPAVKAALTKAYKEGSKTRMVRAADFVTIPGMKKAPKKRIAALLEPSDDAIGENIDDTLVQSEDENSSDTEDLEGSAVGEKLQKELQSLNTKGVQVQFDLKGAPNTSAKKTPAGRGRGGSAAAASVKKGGRGSGAGAKRKR from the exons ATG GCAGATATTAGGAAGTGGTTTATGAAGTCGCACGACAAGGGAAACACCAAGAAACCGGAGGCGACCGTTTCACAGAAGACTGAGCCTAAAGAACCA GTGCAAGGAGGTCAAGAAAATTCTGGCAAGAGGAAAACTAGCAAGTATTTCCCCACAGATAAGCCAAAAGATGAAAAAGGAACAACTGAAGTTCCAGCCAAAAGAAAGCCTCACAAGGATCCTGATGAATCTGTTAAACCCTCACCTGCAAAAAAAGCTCACAAAGTtgatgacgacgacgacgacgacgatttTGTCTCTCCTAATTCGAAGAAGAAGTCAGTTGATGCCACTCctagtaagaaattgaagagCACATCTGGCACGGGAATCCCACAGAAGGTTACAGCTATTGATGAAGGTGGCGATGAAGATGAAAAGGTTGCCAAATCATCCCTCAAGCCGGCTGGTAGGGGTCGTGGTGGAAGAGGTGCTTCGGCAGTACCAGCTGGTGGAAGAGGCAGGGGTGCTGGACGAGGCGGATTTATGAATTTTGGAGAAAGGAAAGATCCTCCACACAAAGGAGAAAAG GAAGTTCCTGAAGGTGCTCCTAATTGTTTAGCTGGCTTGACTTTTGTAATTAGTGGTACACTTGACAG TTTGGAAAGAGAAGAAGCAGAGGATTTAATTAAACGTCATGGCGGTCGTATTACTGGATCTGTCAGCAAGAAAACG AACTATCTTTTATGCGATGAAGATATTGAGGGAAGGAAATCCTCCAAAGCCAAAGAACTTGG TACGGCTTTTCTTACCGAGGATGGATTGTTTGGCATGATTCGGGCGTCTATTGGTGACAAAATACCTGTACAAGAAGCAAAGAAATCTGTGGATGATGCTGCGGCAGCATCTTTGCCCAGTAAAAGCCCTAAGAAAGTAACATTGAAGA AAGATTGCACCGGAAGCTCGTTGGCATCAAGTGCATCTAGCAAACAGTTGCAGTCAGATGCCTCCCTTGCTAGGCATAAGAAGCAAACTACCGAGCATTCTACTTTTACTTGGACAGAAAAATATAGGCCAAAGGTTCCAAACGACATTATTGGCAATCAATCACTG CTTCATGATTGGTTGTCACATTGGAATGAGCAATTTCTTGATACTGGAgataagaaaaaaggaaaaaacccaACCAATTCTGGTGCAAAAAAGGCTGTACTTTTAAGTGGAACACCTGGTATAGGGAAAACGACGTCTGCAAAGTTAGTCAGTCAGATGCTTGGTTTCCAGGCAATTGAG GTAAATGCTAGTGACAGTCGTGGGAAAGCTGATTCAAAGATTGAAAAGGGAATTGGTGGAAGCAATGCAAATTCAATTAAAGAGCTTGTCAGTAACAAGGCCCTGAGCATGGATGG ATCGAAGCATCCAAAAACTGTGCTGATTATGGATGAGGTTGATGGGATGTCTGCTGGAGATCGGGGAGGAGTTGCTGATCTTATTGCTAGCATAAAGATTTCAAAAATTCCTATTATCTGCATTTGTAATGATCGTTACAGTCAGAAACTAAAAAGTCTTGTGAACTACTGTTTGCTTCTCAGTTTTCGCAAACCTACCAAGCAACAG ATGGCAAAGAGGTTGATGCAAGTTGCAAATGCTGAAGGCCttcaagttaatgag ATTGCTCTTGAGGAACTTGCTGAAAAAGTTAATGGAGACATGCGAATGGCAGTTAACCAATTGCAATATATGAGCCTCTCAATGTCTGTCATTAAATATGATGATGTACGGCAGCGTTTATTAAGCAGTTCAAAGGATGAAGATATTTCACCATTCACAGCTGTTGACAA GCTGTTTGGTTTTAATGCTGGAAAGCTGCGAATGGATGAGCGAGTTGACCTGAGTATGAGTGATCCTGACCTAGTCCCTCTACTAATCCAG GAAAATTATATCAACTATAGGCCAAGTGCGGCTGTTAAAGATGATAGTGGGATTAAACGTATGAACTTGATTGCCCGTGCCGCTGAGTCTATTGGCAATGGAGATATTTTCAATGTACAGATTAGGAAATATCGGCAATGGCAGCTTTCCCAAAGTGCTTCTCTTTCATCCTCTATAATTCC TGCTGCGTTGTTGCGGGGGCAAAGAGAGACACTTGAGCAG GGAGAAAGGAATTTTAATAGATTTGGAGGGTGGCTGGGAAAGAACTCAACATTAGGAAAGAATCGTAGGCTCTTGGAAGATTTGCATGTCCATCTTCTTGCTTCTCGTGAATCTAGTTCGGGGAG GGAAATAGTGCGAGTTGAATACCTTTCTCTTCTTCTGAAACGATTGACCATGCCTCTCCGTGAACTGCCTAAG GATGAAGCAGTGCAGGAAGTTGTGGAGTTCATGAATACTTACTCCATTAGTCAGGATGACTTTGATACTATTGTGGAGTTATCCAAATATCAG GGGCATCCAAATCCGCTAGATGGCATAGTGCCTGCTGTAAAAGCAGCTCTGACAAAGGCATACAAAGAAGGAAGCAAAACAAGGATGGTACGAGCTGCAGATTTTGTCACTATTCCTGGAATGAAAAAGGCCCCTAAGAAGCGGATTGCTGCGCTTTTAGAACCATCTGATGATGCAATTGGAGAGAACATTGATGATACTTTGGTTCAGAGTGAAGATGAAAATTCGTCAGATACAGAGGACTTGG AAGGTTCAGCTGTTGGTGAGAAGCTGCAAAAGGAACTGCAAAGTTTGAACACAAAAG GAGTGCAAGTACAATTCGATTTGAAGGGTGCGCCAAATACAAGTGCAAAGAAGACACCAGCTGGCAGGGGTAGAGGTggttctgctgctgctgccagCGTGAAAAAGGGCGGCCGAGGTTCAGGAGCTGGTGCCAAGAGAAAGAGATGA
- the LOC137734829 gene encoding replication factor C subunit 1-like isoform X4 — translation MADIRKWFMKSHDKGNTKKPEATVSQKTEPKEPVQGGQENSGKRKTSKYFPTDKPKDEKGTTEVPAKRKPHKDPDESVKPSPAKKAHKVDDDDDDDDFVSPNSKKKSVDATPSKKLKSTSGTGIPQKVTAIDEGGDEDEKVAKSSLKPAGRGRGGRGASAVPAGGRGRGAGRGGFMNFGERKDPPHKGEKEVPEGAPNCLAGLTFVISGTLDSLEREEAEDLIKRHGGRITGSVSKKTNYLLCDEDIEGRKSSKAKELGTAFLTEDGLFGMIRASIGDKIPVQEAKKSVDDAAAASLPSKSPKKVTLKKDCTGSSLASSASSKQLQSDASLARHKKQTTEHSTFTWTEKYRPKVPNDIIGNQSLVKQLHDWLSHWNEQFLDTGDKKKGKNPTNSGAKKAVLLSGTPGIGKTTSAKLVSQMLGFQAIEVNASDSRGKADSKIEKGIGGSNANSIKELVSNKALSMDGSKHPKTVLIMDEVDGMSAGDRGGVADLIASIKISKIPIICICNDRYSQKLKSLVNYCLLLSFRKPTKQQMAKRLMQVANAEGLQVNEIALEELAEKVNGDMRMAVNQLQYMSLSMSVIKYDDVRQRLLSSSKDEDISPFTAVDKLFGFNAGKLRMDERVDLSMSDPDLVPLLIQENYINYRPSAAVKDDSGIKRMNLIARAAESIGNGDIFNVQIRKYRQWQLSQSASLSSSIIPAALLRGQRETLEQGERNFNRFGGWLGKNSTLGKNRRLLEDLHVHLLASRESSSGREIVRVEYLSLLLKRLTMPLRELPKDEAVQEVVEFMNTYSISQDDFDTIVELSKYQGHPNPLDGIVPAVKAALTKAYKEGSKTRMVRAADFVTIPGMKKAPKKRIAALLEPSDDAIGENIDDTLVQSEDENSSDTEDLAVGEKLQKELQSLNTKGVQVQFDLKGAPNTSAKKTPAGRGRGGSAAAASVKKGGRGSGAGAKRKR, via the exons ATG GCAGATATTAGGAAGTGGTTTATGAAGTCGCACGACAAGGGAAACACCAAGAAACCGGAGGCGACCGTTTCACAGAAGACTGAGCCTAAAGAACCA GTGCAAGGAGGTCAAGAAAATTCTGGCAAGAGGAAAACTAGCAAGTATTTCCCCACAGATAAGCCAAAAGATGAAAAAGGAACAACTGAAGTTCCAGCCAAAAGAAAGCCTCACAAGGATCCTGATGAATCTGTTAAACCCTCACCTGCAAAAAAAGCTCACAAAGTtgatgacgacgacgacgacgacgatttTGTCTCTCCTAATTCGAAGAAGAAGTCAGTTGATGCCACTCctagtaagaaattgaagagCACATCTGGCACGGGAATCCCACAGAAGGTTACAGCTATTGATGAAGGTGGCGATGAAGATGAAAAGGTTGCCAAATCATCCCTCAAGCCGGCTGGTAGGGGTCGTGGTGGAAGAGGTGCTTCGGCAGTACCAGCTGGTGGAAGAGGCAGGGGTGCTGGACGAGGCGGATTTATGAATTTTGGAGAAAGGAAAGATCCTCCACACAAAGGAGAAAAG GAAGTTCCTGAAGGTGCTCCTAATTGTTTAGCTGGCTTGACTTTTGTAATTAGTGGTACACTTGACAG TTTGGAAAGAGAAGAAGCAGAGGATTTAATTAAACGTCATGGCGGTCGTATTACTGGATCTGTCAGCAAGAAAACG AACTATCTTTTATGCGATGAAGATATTGAGGGAAGGAAATCCTCCAAAGCCAAAGAACTTGG TACGGCTTTTCTTACCGAGGATGGATTGTTTGGCATGATTCGGGCGTCTATTGGTGACAAAATACCTGTACAAGAAGCAAAGAAATCTGTGGATGATGCTGCGGCAGCATCTTTGCCCAGTAAAAGCCCTAAGAAAGTAACATTGAAGA AAGATTGCACCGGAAGCTCGTTGGCATCAAGTGCATCTAGCAAACAGTTGCAGTCAGATGCCTCCCTTGCTAGGCATAAGAAGCAAACTACCGAGCATTCTACTTTTACTTGGACAGAAAAATATAGGCCAAAGGTTCCAAACGACATTATTGGCAATCAATCACTG GTAAAGCAGCTTCATGATTGGTTGTCACATTGGAATGAGCAATTTCTTGATACTGGAgataagaaaaaaggaaaaaacccaACCAATTCTGGTGCAAAAAAGGCTGTACTTTTAAGTGGAACACCTGGTATAGGGAAAACGACGTCTGCAAAGTTAGTCAGTCAGATGCTTGGTTTCCAGGCAATTGAG GTAAATGCTAGTGACAGTCGTGGGAAAGCTGATTCAAAGATTGAAAAGGGAATTGGTGGAAGCAATGCAAATTCAATTAAAGAGCTTGTCAGTAACAAGGCCCTGAGCATGGATGG ATCGAAGCATCCAAAAACTGTGCTGATTATGGATGAGGTTGATGGGATGTCTGCTGGAGATCGGGGAGGAGTTGCTGATCTTATTGCTAGCATAAAGATTTCAAAAATTCCTATTATCTGCATTTGTAATGATCGTTACAGTCAGAAACTAAAAAGTCTTGTGAACTACTGTTTGCTTCTCAGTTTTCGCAAACCTACCAAGCAACAG ATGGCAAAGAGGTTGATGCAAGTTGCAAATGCTGAAGGCCttcaagttaatgag ATTGCTCTTGAGGAACTTGCTGAAAAAGTTAATGGAGACATGCGAATGGCAGTTAACCAATTGCAATATATGAGCCTCTCAATGTCTGTCATTAAATATGATGATGTACGGCAGCGTTTATTAAGCAGTTCAAAGGATGAAGATATTTCACCATTCACAGCTGTTGACAA GCTGTTTGGTTTTAATGCTGGAAAGCTGCGAATGGATGAGCGAGTTGACCTGAGTATGAGTGATCCTGACCTAGTCCCTCTACTAATCCAG GAAAATTATATCAACTATAGGCCAAGTGCGGCTGTTAAAGATGATAGTGGGATTAAACGTATGAACTTGATTGCCCGTGCCGCTGAGTCTATTGGCAATGGAGATATTTTCAATGTACAGATTAGGAAATATCGGCAATGGCAGCTTTCCCAAAGTGCTTCTCTTTCATCCTCTATAATTCC TGCTGCGTTGTTGCGGGGGCAAAGAGAGACACTTGAGCAG GGAGAAAGGAATTTTAATAGATTTGGAGGGTGGCTGGGAAAGAACTCAACATTAGGAAAGAATCGTAGGCTCTTGGAAGATTTGCATGTCCATCTTCTTGCTTCTCGTGAATCTAGTTCGGGGAG GGAAATAGTGCGAGTTGAATACCTTTCTCTTCTTCTGAAACGATTGACCATGCCTCTCCGTGAACTGCCTAAG GATGAAGCAGTGCAGGAAGTTGTGGAGTTCATGAATACTTACTCCATTAGTCAGGATGACTTTGATACTATTGTGGAGTTATCCAAATATCAG GGGCATCCAAATCCGCTAGATGGCATAGTGCCTGCTGTAAAAGCAGCTCTGACAAAGGCATACAAAGAAGGAAGCAAAACAAGGATGGTACGAGCTGCAGATTTTGTCACTATTCCTGGAATGAAAAAGGCCCCTAAGAAGCGGATTGCTGCGCTTTTAGAACCATCTGATGATGCAATTGGAGAGAACATTGATGATACTTTGGTTCAGAGTGAAGATGAAAATTCGTCAGATACAGAGGACTTGG CTGTTGGTGAGAAGCTGCAAAAGGAACTGCAAAGTTTGAACACAAAAG GAGTGCAAGTACAATTCGATTTGAAGGGTGCGCCAAATACAAGTGCAAAGAAGACACCAGCTGGCAGGGGTAGAGGTggttctgctgctgctgccagCGTGAAAAAGGGCGGCCGAGGTTCAGGAGCTGGTGCCAAGAGAAAGAGATGA
- the LOC137734829 gene encoding replication factor C subunit 1-like isoform X2 has product MADIRKWFMKSHDKGNTKKPEATVSQKTEPKEPVQGGQENSGKRKTSKYFPTDKPKDEKGTTEVPAKRKPHKDPDESVKPSPAKKAHKVDDDDDDDDFVSPNSKKKSVDATPSKKLKSTSGTGIPQKVTAIDEGGDEDEKVAKSSLKPAGRGRGGRGASAVPAGGRGRGAGRGGFMNFGERKDPPHKGEKEVPEGAPNCLAGLTFVISGTLDSLEREEAEDLIKRHGGRITGSVSKKTNYLLCDEDIEGRKSSKAKELGTAFLTEDGLFGMIRASIGDKIPVQEAKKSVDDAAAASLPSKSPKKVTLKKDCTGSSLASSASSKQLQSDASLARHKKQTTEHSTFTWTEKYRPKVPNDIIGNQSLVKQLHDWLSHWNEQFLDTGDKKKGKNPTNSGAKKAVLLSGTPGIGKTTSAKLVSQMLGFQAIEVNASDSRGKADSKIEKGIGGSNANSIKELVSNKALSMDGSKHPKTVLIMDEVDGMSAGDRGGVADLIASIKISKIPIICICNDRYSQKLKSLVNYCLLLSFRKPTKQQMAKRLMQVANAEGLQVNEIALEELAEKVNGDMRMAVNQLQYMSLSMSVIKYDDVRQRLLSSSKDEDISPFTAVDKLFGFNAGKLRMDERVDLSMSDPDLVPLLIQENYINYRPSAAVKDDSGIKRMNLIARAAESIGNGDIFNVQIRKYRQWQLSQSASLSSSIIPAALLRGQRETLEQGERNFNRFGGWLGKNSTLGKNRRLLEDLHVHLLASRESSSGREIVRVEYLSLLLKRLTMPLRELPKDEAVQEVVEFMNTYSISQDDFDTIVELSKYQGHPNPLDGIVPAVKAALTKAYKEGSKTRMVRAADFVTIPGMKKAPKKRIAALLEPSDDAIGENIDDTLVQSEDENSSDTEDLGSAVGEKLQKELQSLNTKGVQVQFDLKGAPNTSAKKTPAGRGRGGSAAAASVKKGGRGSGAGAKRKR; this is encoded by the exons ATG GCAGATATTAGGAAGTGGTTTATGAAGTCGCACGACAAGGGAAACACCAAGAAACCGGAGGCGACCGTTTCACAGAAGACTGAGCCTAAAGAACCA GTGCAAGGAGGTCAAGAAAATTCTGGCAAGAGGAAAACTAGCAAGTATTTCCCCACAGATAAGCCAAAAGATGAAAAAGGAACAACTGAAGTTCCAGCCAAAAGAAAGCCTCACAAGGATCCTGATGAATCTGTTAAACCCTCACCTGCAAAAAAAGCTCACAAAGTtgatgacgacgacgacgacgacgatttTGTCTCTCCTAATTCGAAGAAGAAGTCAGTTGATGCCACTCctagtaagaaattgaagagCACATCTGGCACGGGAATCCCACAGAAGGTTACAGCTATTGATGAAGGTGGCGATGAAGATGAAAAGGTTGCCAAATCATCCCTCAAGCCGGCTGGTAGGGGTCGTGGTGGAAGAGGTGCTTCGGCAGTACCAGCTGGTGGAAGAGGCAGGGGTGCTGGACGAGGCGGATTTATGAATTTTGGAGAAAGGAAAGATCCTCCACACAAAGGAGAAAAG GAAGTTCCTGAAGGTGCTCCTAATTGTTTAGCTGGCTTGACTTTTGTAATTAGTGGTACACTTGACAG TTTGGAAAGAGAAGAAGCAGAGGATTTAATTAAACGTCATGGCGGTCGTATTACTGGATCTGTCAGCAAGAAAACG AACTATCTTTTATGCGATGAAGATATTGAGGGAAGGAAATCCTCCAAAGCCAAAGAACTTGG TACGGCTTTTCTTACCGAGGATGGATTGTTTGGCATGATTCGGGCGTCTATTGGTGACAAAATACCTGTACAAGAAGCAAAGAAATCTGTGGATGATGCTGCGGCAGCATCTTTGCCCAGTAAAAGCCCTAAGAAAGTAACATTGAAGA AAGATTGCACCGGAAGCTCGTTGGCATCAAGTGCATCTAGCAAACAGTTGCAGTCAGATGCCTCCCTTGCTAGGCATAAGAAGCAAACTACCGAGCATTCTACTTTTACTTGGACAGAAAAATATAGGCCAAAGGTTCCAAACGACATTATTGGCAATCAATCACTG GTAAAGCAGCTTCATGATTGGTTGTCACATTGGAATGAGCAATTTCTTGATACTGGAgataagaaaaaaggaaaaaacccaACCAATTCTGGTGCAAAAAAGGCTGTACTTTTAAGTGGAACACCTGGTATAGGGAAAACGACGTCTGCAAAGTTAGTCAGTCAGATGCTTGGTTTCCAGGCAATTGAG GTAAATGCTAGTGACAGTCGTGGGAAAGCTGATTCAAAGATTGAAAAGGGAATTGGTGGAAGCAATGCAAATTCAATTAAAGAGCTTGTCAGTAACAAGGCCCTGAGCATGGATGG ATCGAAGCATCCAAAAACTGTGCTGATTATGGATGAGGTTGATGGGATGTCTGCTGGAGATCGGGGAGGAGTTGCTGATCTTATTGCTAGCATAAAGATTTCAAAAATTCCTATTATCTGCATTTGTAATGATCGTTACAGTCAGAAACTAAAAAGTCTTGTGAACTACTGTTTGCTTCTCAGTTTTCGCAAACCTACCAAGCAACAG ATGGCAAAGAGGTTGATGCAAGTTGCAAATGCTGAAGGCCttcaagttaatgag ATTGCTCTTGAGGAACTTGCTGAAAAAGTTAATGGAGACATGCGAATGGCAGTTAACCAATTGCAATATATGAGCCTCTCAATGTCTGTCATTAAATATGATGATGTACGGCAGCGTTTATTAAGCAGTTCAAAGGATGAAGATATTTCACCATTCACAGCTGTTGACAA GCTGTTTGGTTTTAATGCTGGAAAGCTGCGAATGGATGAGCGAGTTGACCTGAGTATGAGTGATCCTGACCTAGTCCCTCTACTAATCCAG GAAAATTATATCAACTATAGGCCAAGTGCGGCTGTTAAAGATGATAGTGGGATTAAACGTATGAACTTGATTGCCCGTGCCGCTGAGTCTATTGGCAATGGAGATATTTTCAATGTACAGATTAGGAAATATCGGCAATGGCAGCTTTCCCAAAGTGCTTCTCTTTCATCCTCTATAATTCC TGCTGCGTTGTTGCGGGGGCAAAGAGAGACACTTGAGCAG GGAGAAAGGAATTTTAATAGATTTGGAGGGTGGCTGGGAAAGAACTCAACATTAGGAAAGAATCGTAGGCTCTTGGAAGATTTGCATGTCCATCTTCTTGCTTCTCGTGAATCTAGTTCGGGGAG GGAAATAGTGCGAGTTGAATACCTTTCTCTTCTTCTGAAACGATTGACCATGCCTCTCCGTGAACTGCCTAAG GATGAAGCAGTGCAGGAAGTTGTGGAGTTCATGAATACTTACTCCATTAGTCAGGATGACTTTGATACTATTGTGGAGTTATCCAAATATCAG GGGCATCCAAATCCGCTAGATGGCATAGTGCCTGCTGTAAAAGCAGCTCTGACAAAGGCATACAAAGAAGGAAGCAAAACAAGGATGGTACGAGCTGCAGATTTTGTCACTATTCCTGGAATGAAAAAGGCCCCTAAGAAGCGGATTGCTGCGCTTTTAGAACCATCTGATGATGCAATTGGAGAGAACATTGATGATACTTTGGTTCAGAGTGAAGATGAAAATTCGTCAGATACAGAGGACTTGG GTTCAGCTGTTGGTGAGAAGCTGCAAAAGGAACTGCAAAGTTTGAACACAAAAG GAGTGCAAGTACAATTCGATTTGAAGGGTGCGCCAAATACAAGTGCAAAGAAGACACCAGCTGGCAGGGGTAGAGGTggttctgctgctgctgccagCGTGAAAAAGGGCGGCCGAGGTTCAGGAGCTGGTGCCAAGAGAAAGAGATGA